The Streptomyces sp. ALI-76-A nucleotide sequence GGAACGCGTGAGCGGGGAGTCGACGACTCCCCGCTCCTGAGCGATCCCGGCCGGTAGCGATCCCGGCCGGTAGCGATCCCGGCCGGTCAGCGGCGCAGCGGGAGCATACGCCTCGCGCGTGCCCTCCCGCGCCGCTCCCGCGGTCGGCCCGACGGGCCGGCAGCCGGGCCGGCCGGGTCCGTCAGGCGGTCTCCTGACCGAACACCTCCAGGTACGTCTCGCAGAACGCCTTCAGGTCGTCCGGCTTGCGGCTGGTGACCAGCTTGTTGGTGCCGTGGTCGCAGACCTTCACCTGCTCGTCCACCCAGGTGCCGCCCGCGTTGCGGATGTCCGTCCGCAGACTCGGCCAGGAGGTGAGCACCCGGCCGCGGACGACGTCCGCCTCGACGAGCGTCCAGGGGGCGTGGCAGATCGCGGCCACCGGCCGCCCCTGCGCGAAGAAGTCCCGCACGAACGCCACGGCCTTCTCGTCCATCCGCAGGAAGTCCGGGTTGGCCACCCCGCCCGGCAGGACCAGCCCGCCGAAGGAGTCGGCCGACGTCTCGCCGACCACCTCGTCCACACGGAACGTGTCGGCCTTGTCGAGGTGGTTGAACGCCTGGATCTCACCGGACCGGGTCGACACGAGCACGGGTTCGTGGCCCGCGTCCTTCGCCGCCTGCCACGGATCGGTCAGCTCGACCTGCTCGACGCCTTCGGGCGCTGTCAGAAACGCGATGCGCATGGTGGTTCGACGTCCTTCCCTTTGGAACTTCGCAACCTCTGGCGCGCGTCAGCGGGGGCTCGGCGACCTCGCCGCCGTCGCGCGCTTCTTACCGTTCTGTCGTTGCCCACGTGCCTGCTCGCGTCCCCGGCCGCGCGGCAGCGGCCACCGACGCGACACGCGGTACGGGCCGTCATGCCTCGGGGCCGTCCCGTCCCGGCCGCCCCGCGGCGGGACCCGACCTGGCCGGCGGGCGGGCCCCGCCCACCGGGACCGCACGCCGAACGGCGGCGGCTCCCCCGGCGGCGGTCCCGGCGGCCGGGACGGGCCCCTGCCTCACAGGGTCTCCCGTCCGTTGCTCTCCCGCACGGAGTCCGGTGCGGCCCGGCTGATGTCGGCGAGCGCCGAGTCCGGGTCCTGGGCCTCGGCGAGGTCGCCGAGGCTCACCATCCCGACCGGCATCCCGTCCTCGACGACCGGCAGCCGCCGTACGGCGTGCGCCCGCATCAGCGCGACCGCGGCCGACACCGGGTCGTCAGGGGCCACGATGACCGGGTCAGGCGTGCACACCGACCCGGCGCTCACCGTCAGCGGATCGATACCGTCGGCGACGGCCCGCACGGTGATGTCCCGGTCGGTGAGCACGCCGACGACGTGCTGCCCGTCCGCCACCAGGACGTCGCCGATGTCCTGCGCGCGCATCAACTGCGCCGCCTCGACGAGCGAGGAGTCCGGGCGGACGGCCACCACACCCGCCGTCATCACGTCCTTCACCAGGTCGGCTGTCACTGCCGGTCCTCCCTCCGGGTCACTGCCCGCGCCAGTTCCTGGACATTGGCGTAGCGCTCCTTGCGCGGCAGCCGCCCCACTGCCTCGGTCAGCGGGTCGGGCGCGTTCTTCCGGCGCAGGACGTGCACCAGGTCCCCGGTACTCGCGGGGAACGAGCCGCGGCCCAGGATCCGGGCCAGTTCCAGCCGGACCGCCTCCAGCGACGCCCCGGCGCGGCCCGGTGCCACCGGCCCGCCCGCGATCTGTGGATCGTCGTCGGCGGTCGGCTCGGGGTCGTGCCACTCCTCGGTCCGGGTGGGGTGCCCGGACCGCAGCAGACCCTGCAGTTCGTGTTTCATCTCGTCGTCACGGTGACGGCTCAGCCGGTCGCTGCCTCGCTGCATGTCTCCCTCCAGATCTTCGGGGGTGGCCACCGCGTACCCGAGGACCCGACGTCGACACGGGGTTTGTCCCCCGAATGGCGGGAGACCCGGCTCAGGCCCCCCGCGCACACTCCCGCGGAAGGACAGGCCATGGCGGTGCTCGCTGTGATCATCCCGCTTCTCATGCTCGGCGTGGTGCTGGCGCTGGGGCGCTACGAGGACCTGCTGTTGCCGGGCGAGGAGCCCGACCGTCCCGAACCGTCCGCCGCCCCGTCTCCGGTGGCCCCGGTCGCCCCCGTCGTTCCGGTGGTGCGACAGGAAACGGCTTCCTGACCCGGCGGGGTAGCAGGAGGCACCATGTCGCTCCGCGCCAGTGACATGTTCGGCGGATCGAAAGCCCACGAGCGTGGGAGGTCCCTGATCCTTTGATGTCTTCTGCAGCTGCGCCGGCGATGACGGGATCCGCGCCGGGAGACACCTCCGGTGAACGAGGTCCGCGTACGAGATCCGCGAGTAGCGGAAACCGGAACAGCGTTCTCGCCGATGTGCCGCCAGGGTGCGCGGACACACCCCTGCTGGCCAGCTGGACCGGGACCAACGACGACATCCAGCGGCCCGAACCAGCCGACGACTCCGAACCGGCCGACTCGTCCGAGACACCCGACTGACCGCCCGCCAGGAACCAGGGCTCCTCGGCAGGAGCAGTCAGGTCACTTCTTCTCCCGGCCCGGCAGGAACTCCTGCACCTTCGCCTTGAAGCCCTGCCTGACCATGGACGCGCTGTCCGCGTCGCCCCTGAGGATCGAGGCGGCCGTGGCCTCCATCTGGTCCCAGGTGGCGTGCGGCGGGACCGGCGGCACCGCCGGGTCGGTGAGGAACTCGATCACCGCGGGACCGTCCGCCTCCAGGCCGGCCCGCCAGCCCGCCTCGACGTCCTCCGGCTTCTCCACGCGGATCCCGGTCAGGCCCAGCGAGCGGGCGAACTCCGCGTACCGCACGTCGGGCAGCTCCTGCGAGGGCAGGAAGGACGGGGCGCCTCCCATGGCCCGCATCTCCCACGTGACCTGGTTGAGGTCGTGGTTGTTCCACACCGCCACGACCAGCCGCGGGTCCTCCCACAGATCGCGGTACTTCGCCGCCGTGATCATCTCGGCCAGGCCGTTCATCTGCATCGCGCCGTCCCCGACCAGCGCGATCACCGGCCGGTCCGGGTGTGCGAACTTCGCGCCGATGGCGTACGGCACGCCGCAGCCCATCGTCGCCAGCGTCCCCGACAGCGAGCCGCGCATCCCCGGCCGCATGGTCAGGTGCCGCGCGTACCAGTTCGCCGCCGAGCCCGAGTCCGAGGTGACGATCGCGTCGGACGGCAGCAGCGCGTCCAGCGTGTGCGCCACGTACTCCGGGTTGATCGGATCGGCCGACTGCAGCGCCCGCCGCTCCATCACCCCGCGCCACCGCTTCACGTTCGCGCACACCGTCTCGTACCAGTCACGCTCGCCGCGCTCCGCGTCCAGCAGCAGGATCAGCCGCTGAAGCGTCGCCTTCGCGTCCCCGACGAGGTTCACCTCGTACGGATACCGCATCCCGACCATGTGCGGGTCGATGTCGATCTGCACGCCCCGCGCCTTGTCGAACTCCGGCAGGAACTGCGTGTACGGGAACGACGACCCGATGGTCAGCAGGGTGTCGCAGTCCCGCATCAGCTCGTACGACGGGCGGGTGCCGAGCAGTCCGATCGAGCCGGTGACGTACGGGAGTTCGTCACTCAGGACGTCCTTGCCGAGCAGCGCCTTGGCGACGCCCGCGCCGAGCATCTCCGCGACCCGCTCCACCTCGGCCCGCGCCCCGGCCGCCCCCTGGCCGACCAGAATGGCCACCTTGTCACCGGAGTTGAGGATCTCCGCCGCCCGCTGGAGGGACTCCTCGGACGGAATCGCCGTCCAGGAACTGCGGTCCAGGCTGGAGGGCACCATCTTGAACTCGTGTGTGGGCGGCGAGTAGTCGAGCTCCTGCACATCGCCCGGGATGATGACGGCCGTGGGACAGCGGCGCGCGTACGCGGTACGGATCGCCCGGTCCAGCACGTTCGGCAGCTGCTCGGGAACGGTCACCGTCTCCAGGAACTCGGAGGCGACGTCCTTGAACAGCGCGTGCAGGTCCACCTCCTGCTGATAGGAGCCGCCCATCGCGCTGCGGTGCGTCTGCCCGACGATCGCCACCACCGGCACATGGTCCAGCTTGGCGTCGTACAACCCGTTCAGCAGGTGGATCGCGCCGGGCCCCGAGGTCGCCACGCACACCCCGAGCCGCCCGCTGAACTTGGCGTACCCCACCGCTTGCAGCGCGGACATCTCCTCGTGCCGCGACTGGATGAAACGGGGCTGGTTCTCGGCCCGCCCCCAGGCGGCGAGCAGACCGTTGATGCCGTCGCCGGGATAGCCGAAGACCTGCTCCACACCCCACTCGCGCAGCCGCCGCAGAACGTGGTCGGAGACCTTGGTGCTCATATACGGACCTCCCGGCCATAGGTGACACACACAGCAGCCCTACGAGTCACCCGGCCCGCCCCCGGAAAACCTGCCCGGTTTGCGGCGCGGAGCCCGGGGCAGGCGCACTCACAGTGCTTCGGACCGGAGGCACGTCCGTCGGAGCGGCCCCTTCGCCGCCCCGGACGCGCCTGCGGCCTCCGCGGACGCGCTCCCACGGATTCCGTCCACCCCAAGCACGACCAAGGGAGTTGCGACGCACATGCCCACCCAAGTGAGCGCGAAGCACCACCCGCACGACGACGCACCCGACACGGCCGAGGCGTTCCGCAGGCTGGCCGAGCTGCCCCCGGGACCCGAGCGCGACACGCTCCGCGGGCAGATCGTCGAGGCCTGGCTGCCCATGGCCGACCGGCTCGCGGGACGCTTCCGCAGCCGCGGCGAGAGCCTCGACGACCTGCGCCAGGTCGCGGCCCTCGGCCTGGTCAAGGCCGTCGACCGCTACGACCCCGAGCGCGCCAACGCCTTCGAGAGCTACGCCGTGCCGACCATCACCGGCGAGATCAAGCGGCACTTCCGCGACCACATGTGGACGCTGCACGTACCGCGCCGGATCCAGGACCTGCGCAACCGCGTCCGCTTCGCCGGCCAGGACCTGTCCCAGACCATCTCCGGGCGCCGGCCCACCGTCGCGGAGATAGCCGAGCACGCGCAGATGAGCGAGGACGACGTGCGCGCCGGGCTGGAGGCACTGGAGAGCTTCACCGCGCTGTCCCTGGACGCCGAGCTGCCCGGCAGTGACGACGGGTACTCGCTCAGCGACGCGCTCGGGTCCTCCGATCCCGCGCTGGACACGGTCGTGGACCGGGAGGCGGTGAGGGCTCGGCTGGCCGCGCTGCCCGAGCGGGAACGGGCGATCCTGTACATGCGGTTCTTCAAGGACATGACCCAGAGCCGGATCGCCGAACAGCTGGGGATCTCGCAGATGCACGTGTCCCGGCTGATCAACCGGTGCTGCGGCCAGGTGCGGGAACAGGTCATGAAGGACGCCGGCGCGTAGCCCGAGGGCAGGCGGCTGGTCGGCGCAGCGGTGGCGGTGGCGGCGGCGGTAGAGGCAGCGGGTCTGGTTGCGGAGCGTTCGTCGGCGATCGGCGATCAGGCAACGGCCATCAGCGGGTTCGGCGGTCGGTGGTCACCTCCGCACCGTGCGAGCCGGGCCCGCCCTGGAGGGGGCGATCGTGTCACCCGCTCGGCCGGTCCCGTCCCGCGAATGGTGTCCGGCCGCGCGCGGCCCCGCGGTGGGCGGGCTGTGATGGCTGCGGAGGCACGACCGCCGTGTCCCCGCAGCCGGCCGAAGGAGCCCACCCCATGTGCCGCAGTGCCCGTGCCCTGTCCGTCGCCGTCCTGGCCGGTGCCGTCCTCGGCCTCGCCGTGCCGGCGGCCTCCGCGGAGCCGACCGCTGCCGCGGAGCCGACCGCGGAGGTCAGCCCGGGCACCGCGTCCCCGGGCGACAGCGTCACCGTCTCCGTCGCCTGCGAACCGACCGGCGGACCGGCGCCCGACACGATCGACGCCGCCTCGGAGGCCTTCGAGGCGGGCAGCGTCAAGCTGAAGCTCGTGCCCGGCGAGGACGACGAGCTCTCCGGCCCCGCCTACGAGGGCACCGCCCGCCTCGCCCCCGCCGAGCACTTCGAGGAGGGCGTGGACGCGGTCGGCCCGGACTCCGCGTGGACCGTCGACGGCACCTGCCCGGCCCCGCCCGGCGGGAAGGGCGCGCAGTGGAGCGTGACGTTCACCGTGCAGCGGGGGAGCGACAAGCCGTGCGCCGAGTCGCACACCGGGTCCTGTGCCACCGGCACCGCCTGCGCTGAGTCGCACACCGGGTCCTGTGCCACCAGCAGCCCCTGCGCTGAGTCGCACACCGGGTCCTGTGCCACCGGCACCGCCTGCGCTGAGTCGCACACCGAGGCCGAGTCCTGCGGCGGCGCGGTCGTCCCGCGCGGGGTCCGGGCGGGTGCGGGCGGCGCCTTCACCGACTCCGTGCCCGCCCTGGTCGCCGGCGGCCTGCTGATCGCGGGCGCGTTCGGCGCGGCCGTCCACCGCCTGCGCCGCAAGGAGCCCGCGACCGACCACTGATCCGGCGGCCGCCCCGTCTCAGCCCCGCACCCCGATGTCACCGTCCGACGGCGGCCGCCTCCGCCGTGTGACCCGCGCAACTCTCATCGGCGCTCATGGCACCCCGTCACCGTGGGTACCCAGAACCCGAGGGAACGACCCGCACCGCACGCGCCCTCACAGCGGCCACCGGACACACCGGACCATGGTCGACGGACGGGAAGAGCAGCCTCACCGGTCCCCTACGGAGGTACGGATGCCGCGGACGGACCCGGAAGGCCACGGCCCCGTCCGCTTCGGGCCGCCGCTCCCCGAGGACGGGCTGCCGGTGCTGCCCGAACTGTCCGCCGTGCTCGCCACCGCGGCCGGCCGCGCGGAGAGCGAACCCGTCGGCGGCGGGCCGGCTCTGCTGGACGCCACGTGCGGACACTGGGACCGGCGCGGGCTGCCCACCGAGGCAGACCGGGTGGTCGCCGCCCCCGGCGCCCCGGCCCTGCTGCTCGCGCTGACCGCCGCGCTCGGCGGTGACGTCCTGGTACCGCGGCCCTGCGCCGCCTGGTGGGCGCCGTACGCGCGCCTGCTGGGGCGACCCGCCTTCCACGTGCCGACCCAGGCCGAGTCCGGCGGTGTCCCGGATCCGTACGCACTCCTGGAGACCGTGCGCCGGGTACGCGCCGAGGGCGGTGACCCCCGGCTGCTCGTGCTGTCCGTCGCCGACGATCCCACCGCCACCGTCGCCCCGCCCGAACTGCTGCACGAGACTCTGGAGGCCGCCGTCGGGGAGGGCCTGCACCTGGTGAGCGACGAGACCTGGCGCGACACCGTGCACGATCCGCACGGCACCGTGCTGCTCAGCCCGGCGGAGATGCTGCCCGACCGGGTCACCGTCCTGACCGATCTGGCCGGCGCGCTGCTGCCGACCGGCTGGCCGGCCGCCGCCGCCCGCTTCCCCGCGGGCGGGTCCGACGGGAACGGTCTGCACGCGCGCGTGCTCGACGTCCTCACCGCGCTCGGCGCCCGCGTCGCCACACCGGTCGCCGCCGCGGCCGCGTACGCCCTGGAGGAGCCCGAGCCGGTCGTCGCCCGCCGCCGGGCCGTCGTACGCCTGCACGCGCGCGTGGCCGCCGCCGCGTACACCGCCGTGACCGCCGCGGGCGCCGTCGCCCGGCCCCCGCAGGCCGGGCGTCACCTCTACGTCGACCTCGATCCCCTGCGGCCCGGGCTCGCCACGCACGGCGTCGACGACGCCCAGGACCTGGAGGACTTCCTCACCGCCCGGCTGGGTATGCCCGCTCCCGGCGGCCACCGCTTCGGCGACGACCTCGGGGCGCTGCGCGTGCGCCTGTCCACCGGCCCGCTGCTGGGCGCGGGTACGGACGAGGAGCGCGCGCACTGCCTCGATTCACCCTCGCCGTTGGAACTGCCACACGTGCGACGCGCGTTGATCCTTCTGGAATCGGTCTTCGACGATCTTCGCGACGACGCTCAGCGACGGGAGCCTTCTCGATGACGCAACAGTCCGAGTCGACCACGAGCACCCCCGCCCGGGACAGCGGTGCTCCGGCGACCCCGACCCCCTTCGCGCCTCCGACCGCGCCCAGACCGCTCGGCGAACGCCGGGTGTGGCCGCGGACCTTCCACGACCGCCTGACCGCCCCGCTGCCCGGCCTCAAGGCCATGGCCCGCTTCGCCCGCGAGGGCGCCATCCGCCCCGGCCGGGAGGGCCTCGCCGACATTCCCCGGCTGCCCTTCGCCCCGGCCCCGCTGCCCCGCGTCGACGCCGGCACGGTCGCCGTCTCCTGGGCCGGGCACGCCAGCTGGGTCGTGCAGATCGGCGGGCTGACCGTCCTCACCGACCCCGTCTGGTCCCGCCGCATCCTCGGCACCCCGGCCCGTATCACTCCGGTCGGCATCGCCTGGAACGACCTGCCGTCCGTCGACGCGGTCGTCATCAGCCACAACCACTACGACCACCTGGACGCGCCCACACTGCGCCGGCTCCCGCGCCACACCCCGGTGTTCGTGCCCGCCGGACTCGCCCGCTGGTTCCACCGCCGCCGGTTCACGAACGTCACCGAGCTGGACTGGTGGGAGGCGGCCGAACTGGACGGAGTGCGCTTCGACTTCGTCCCGTCCCACCACTGGTCCAAGCGTTCCCTCACCGACACCTGCCGCAGCCTGTGGGGCGGCTGGGTCCTCACCGCCCCGGACGGCCGGCGCGTCTACTTCGCGGGCGACACGGGATACGGCCACTGGTTCGCCCGCATCGGGGAGCGCCACCCCGGGATCGACCTCGCCCTGCTGCCGATCGGCGCCTACGACCCCCGCTGGTGGCTGAGCGACGTCCACTGCGACCCGGAGGAGGCGGTCCGCGCCGCGCAGGACCTCGGGGCCCGGCGGATGGCACCCATGCACTGGGCGACGTTCGTCCTGTCGGCGGAACCGGTGCTGGAGCCGCTCACCCGGGTGCGGGCCGCCTGGAAGAAGGCGGGGCTGGACCGCGACGACCTGTGGGACCTGCCGGTGGGAGGCTCCCGCGTCCTCGACCGAACCCCCGGCCTCCCGGCGTACTGACTCCCGCCCCCCTGACTGCTGAGCAGTCGGCCTCCCGGGCCGTTGACTCGGGTGCCGTCGAGCTCCCGAGCTACTGGCTCCGGTGCCACCGGCCTCCCGGCTCCCGGCCTTGCGGCTCCCGCCCACCGCCACGCTCCCGCCCACCGCTGGGCTCCGGCGCCCCACTGGGCTCCCGCCCACCGACCGCCGCGCTCCCGACTGCCCGCCCGCCCCGCTGCCGGGTTTCGAGTTATCCGAGGGGCCGGTTACTGCGCCGCAGTCCTCCGGACGCGCCGCCACAGGCTTGGTGCCGCGCTGATCAGCACGGTCAGGGCGACCGCCGCGACCACGCCCTTCCAGGGCTCGCTGAACAGCGAGCCGCCGAGGATCCCGATCAGCTGGTAGGTCACCGCCCAGGCCAGACACGCCGGCAGGTTCCCCCGGGCGAACCTGCGCATCGGCCACTTCGCCATCAGACAGGCCAGCATCACCGGGATCCGGCCCGCCGGCACCAGCCGGGACAGCACCAGCACCGCCACCCCGTGGTCGGCGAGCTTCTCCTGGGCCTGACCGAGCCGGTCCTCGGGGGCACGGGAGCGGAGCGCCTCCAGCCAGCGCGAGCCGTTCTTCGACCGCATCCCGCGTCGCCCCAGCCAGTACAGCGTCGCGTCCCCGAGGAACGCGGCCGCCGACGCCGTCACGAACACGATCGCCAGCGCGAGCGGCGCCGCCTGGTGGAACGCCACCACGGCGGCCGAACTCACCAGCGCGCCGGTGGGCACGACCGGCACCAGCGCCCCGATCAGCACCAGCAGGAACAGCGTGGGATAGCCGATCGCCTGGTGGGTCGACGCGAACGGCACGGTCGTCGGAAGGGCGGCGAGCCAGGTCACCGGGCGGCCTCCAGCCGGACGCTCTCCCCGTGCCCGAGCCGGTGCACCGCCACCTCGGGCGCGCGCTCGGCCGCCCGGCGCACGAACTCCTCGCCCGGCGTGTGGAACTCGTGCGGGCGCACGGCGTCCATCCCGATCGGCCAGTACGTGCCGTAGTGCACCGGCACCGCGCTGCGCGGTCCCAGCCGGGCCAGCGCCTCGGCGGCCCGCCCCGCGTCCAGATGCCCCTCGCCGAGGTACGGGCCCCAGCCGCCCACCGGCAGCAGCGCCACGTCGACCGGCCCGACCTCCTTGGCCATCTCGTCGAACAGGCCGGTGTCCCCGGCGAAGTACGTGCGGGCCTCCCCCTCGACGACATAGCCGAGGGCGGGGGAGCGGTGCGGACCGAGCGGCAGCCGCCGCCCGTCGTGCAGGGCGGGCACCACCCGTATCGCCAGATCGCCGACCCGTATCTCGTCACCGGGCGCCACCTCGCGCACCTGGAGATGCGTGAGCCGGCGCAGCCCCGGTACCGCCCGTGGTGCGCCCCGGGGCACGAGCAGGCGCGTGCCCGGGGTGAGCCGCGCGAGCGACGGGACGTGCAGATGGTCGGCGTGCAGGTGGGAGACCAGCGCCACGTCGGCGTGCCAGGCGCCGGGCGGCGGGAGCGCGCCCCGGCGGCGGCGCAGATGCGCCAGCCGACGGGCGAACAGGGGATCGGTGAGCACGCGGACGTGCGAGTCCACGACCGTGCAGGTGGCGTGACCCCACCAGGTGATCTCCACCGGCACCTCTTTGCCTCCTTCGCGCGACTCCCCGAAGCCTACGGGCAGGAGTAGGGTCGGCGGCGAAACCCGGAGGTGAGGGGGGGCTCCATGGGACACATGCGCGGTGCCTACGGCACGCCCGGTCCGTTGCGCGTCACGGCGATCGCCAGCCTGACGCCCCTTCAGGAACTGGACGACGACCCCTTCCTGGTGGACTCCCGCAGCCAGCACGCGATGTGCGCCCGCTGGGCCGCCGAGCGGGGCCACGTGGTCACCCGGGAACTCCTCGTGTGCGCGCTGCGTCCCGACCACGACGTCCTGTGGGAAGGCGTACGGCCCGGCCGTGACCTGTTCGTCGCGCCGAGCCTGCGCGTGCTGCGCAGCGCGCTGTCGTCGGTCGACGAGTTCACCGCAGAGTGCGCGCGCCGCGGGGTGCGGGTGGAGACGGTCGGCCGTGCGGAACCGTCGTACGACGCCCAGATGAAGGCACGGGTGCACCGGCGGCTGTCCATGCCGACGGCCGGGTACGACGGGCGGTAGCCCGCGGAAGGATGCGGCGGGAAGCCCTGGGACCCGCGGTGGACCGCGGCGGGACGGGCGGTGGACCGCGGCAGCGGTGCCGCGAAACCCCGTATGACAGGCTTGGCTCAGGCCCGCACCGACGACGGGCCGGGGACGTGAGGTGCGGGGCGTGCGTGCGGGGCGTTGGCGGCGGGTGGCCAGTCAGGTCGGGCGGAGCGTCGCCGTGTGGGCCGTCTCCACCCTCACGATGTTGCTGCTGGCCGGACTCCTGCCGGACTTCCGGCTCCAGTCCGCCGACGACGACAGCGCCACCCGGATCGCCGTCACCGCCGCGTTCGGCGCCGGCGCCTTCGGTCTCCTGTCGGCCCTCGCCTGGCCCCTTCTCGTGCGGCTGCTGCTGCTCGTGCCCGCGCTGGTGCTCGGGCTGCTGGTGTTCTTCCTCAACGGCGCGCTGCTGCTGCTCGCGCTGCGGCTGAACCCCACCGAGCAGGGCGACGCCGCCCCGGAGACCGCGGTCGTGGTGGCCGCCGTGATGTCCGCCGTCGCCTCCGCGACCGGCGCCGCCCTGGCCGTCCGCGACGACGACGCCTACCGGCGCCGCCTGTACCGCCTCGCCGACCGCCGCCGCCGATCCGGCCCGGCCGGCCCCGCCACTCACGGCATCGTGTTCATGCAGCTCGACGGCGTCGGCCACGACGTGCTGCTGGACGCGGTCGGCAAGGGCCTGATGCCCACCGTCGCCCGCTGGCTCGGCGTCGGTGACGGTCTCGGCGCGGCCCGCAGAGGCACCCACCGCCTCACTCCCTGGCGCACCGACTGGTCCAGCCAGACCGGCGCCAGCCAGCTCGGCATCCTGCACGGCAGCAATCACGACGTGCCCGCCTTCCGCTGGTACGAGAAGGACCGCCGCGAGGTGATGGTCTGCAACCGCCCGACCAGCGCCGCCGAACTCCAGCGCCGTGCCGTCGAGGCCACCGGTGACGACGGGCTGCTCGGCGTCGACGGCGCCAGCCGCGGCAACCTGTTCTCCGGCGGCGCCGAGCAGCAGGCCCTCGTGCTGTCCATAGCCACCCGCCGCCGCAGCCGCGAGACCCGCTCCCGGGCGGGCTACTTCGCCTACTTCTCCGACCCGGCCAACGCGGTGCGCACCGCCATGTCCTTCGTCGCCGACGTCGGCCGGGAGATCGGCGAGTCCACCCGGGCGCGCGTGCGCAAGGCCCGCCCCCGGGTGGGACGCGGCGGCCTCTACCCCTTCATCCGCGCGTTCGCGACCGTCGTCGAACGCGATGTCGTCGTCGCCGCCGTCACGGGCGACATGCTCGCGGGCCGCACCGCCGTCTACGCCGACCTCGTCGCCTACGACGAGGTGGCCCACCACTCGGGGCCGACCAGCCGTGACGCCGAGAAGGTCCTCGAACGTCTCGACCGCTCCCTCGCCCTGATCGAGAACGTCGCCGAGCACGCCCCGCGTCCCTACCGGATCGTGGTGCTCTCCGACCACGGCCAGAGCCCCGGCGAGACCTTCCGCGCCCGCTACGGCCTCACCCTCGGCGACCTGGTGCGGGCCGGCTGCGGGCTGCCCGTGCCGCGCAGGGCGCGCCGCACCCACAGCGGCGCCGAGGCCCGCGCGGCCGTGCGCACCGCGCTGCGCCGGCCGGTCGAGGAGGTCGGTGAGCAGTACCGGCCCGCACGCGGCTCCGAGCCGATCGTGCTGGCCTCGGGCAACCTGGGCCTGGTCTCCTTCCCGGACGTGCCGCACCGGATGACCAAGGAGGAGATCGACGCCCGCCACCCCGCCCTGCTGACGACCCTCGCCAACCACCCCGGCATCGGGTTCCTGCTGGTGCGCAGCGAGCGGCACGGCGGGGTGGTCCTCGGCCCGTTCGGCACGGAGATCCCGCTGGACGACCTCGACGAGAAGCCCGGCCCGCTCGCCGACTTCGGCCCCGGAGCCGCCGACGCCGTCCGCCGCACCCACTCGTTCCCGCACACCGCCGACATCATGGTCAACTCCTGGTACGACCCGGTCGAGGGAGAGGTCCTCGCCTTCGAGGAGCAGATCGGCTCGCACGGCGGTCTCGGCGGCGCCCAGGGGAAGGCCTTCCTGCTGTCGCCGCTCACCCTGTCCGCCCCCGTCGAGGACGGGGCGGAACTGGCCGGCGCCGAGCACATCCACCGCGTGCTGCGCCGCTGGCTGCGCGAGACGGACGGCC carries:
- a CDS encoding phage holin family protein; this translates as MRGVRAGRWRRVASQVGRSVAVWAVSTLTMLLLAGLLPDFRLQSADDDSATRIAVTAAFGAGAFGLLSALAWPLLVRLLLLVPALVLGLLVFFLNGALLLLALRLNPTEQGDAAPETAVVVAAVMSAVASATGAALAVRDDDAYRRRLYRLADRRRRSGPAGPATHGIVFMQLDGVGHDVLLDAVGKGLMPTVARWLGVGDGLGAARRGTHRLTPWRTDWSSQTGASQLGILHGSNHDVPAFRWYEKDRREVMVCNRPTSAAELQRRAVEATGDDGLLGVDGASRGNLFSGGAEQQALVLSIATRRRSRETRSRAGYFAYFSDPANAVRTAMSFVADVGREIGESTRARVRKARPRVGRGGLYPFIRAFATVVERDVVVAAVTGDMLAGRTAVYADLVAYDEVAHHSGPTSRDAEKVLERLDRSLALIENVAEHAPRPYRIVVLSDHGQSPGETFRARYGLTLGDLVRAGCGLPVPRRARRTHSGAEARAAVRTALRRPVEEVGEQYRPARGSEPIVLASGNLGLVSFPDVPHRMTKEEIDARHPALLTTLANHPGIGFLLVRSERHGGVVLGPFGTEIPLDDLDEKPGPLADFGPGAADAVRRTHSFPHTADIMVNSWYDPVEGEVLAFEEQIGSHGGLGGAQGKAFLLSPLTLSAPVEDGAELAGAEHIHRVLRRWLRETDGPQVPLAARRERRAA
- a CDS encoding MBL fold metallo-hydrolase, which translates into the protein MPVEITWWGHATCTVVDSHVRVLTDPLFARRLAHLRRRRGALPPPGAWHADVALVSHLHADHLHVPSLARLTPGTRLLVPRGAPRAVPGLRRLTHLQVREVAPGDEIRVGDLAIRVVPALHDGRRLPLGPHRSPALGYVVEGEARTYFAGDTGLFDEMAKEVGPVDVALLPVGGWGPYLGEGHLDAGRAAEALARLGPRSAVPVHYGTYWPIGMDAVRPHEFHTPGEEFVRRAAERAPEVAVHRLGHGESVRLEAAR
- a CDS encoding VTT domain-containing protein — encoded protein: MTWLAALPTTVPFASTHQAIGYPTLFLLVLIGALVPVVPTGALVSSAAVVAFHQAAPLALAIVFVTASAAAFLGDATLYWLGRRGMRSKNGSRWLEALRSRAPEDRLGQAQEKLADHGVAVLVLSRLVPAGRIPVMLACLMAKWPMRRFARGNLPACLAWAVTYQLIGILGGSLFSEPWKGVVAAVALTVLISAAPSLWRRVRRTAAQ